A stretch of DNA from Acanthochromis polyacanthus isolate Apoly-LR-REF ecotype Palm Island chromosome 21, KAUST_Apoly_ChrSc, whole genome shotgun sequence:
GATGCTGGGAACATGTCAGAGGACTCTGGGTTCTCGACGCCCGGCGGGTCCAGTGTGGGCAGCCCGATCTTCTTTGAAGACCGGCTCAGTGATCATGGAAAATTATCCCCACACAGAGCGGAGGAGCTGGGCTACGACCTGCATCACTCGCCTGCCGACGTCCACCACGCTGCAGGACTCGGCGGAGGGAAGCTGGATCAAGCAGAGGCGATGAAAAACCTTCCTCACAAGCTCCGTTTCAAGACGCCTGGAAGTGGCGACGGGGGCGATCCTACAGGGGACAGCAGCAGCGCCAGACGTAGCCCGGTCCACTCTGCCGCGGGACGGGAAGGTCAGAGAGAGACGGTTAAAGGACTGAGCGGAGGCGAGGCGGCAGGGGGGCACTGTGCCGGCTCCTGGCTCCAGCAgctggagggggaggagggcaGGAGGGGTAGACAGTCCCCTCAGTACAACGTCTCCGCTGCCAGCTACAGCCTCCAGTCTCCTCCCACGCAAGGACAGAGCGACGTCCAGTACCGGCATGAGAACACTTACCTGAAGTCGCAGCTCAACTCTCTGAGCGAGGAGGTGGCTCAGCTGAAGAAGCTTTTCACAGAGCAGCTCATGGCCAAAATCAACTAACGGACCGACGGCGTGAGTCAGCCAGAGTCTAGACTTTTAAGGACAAAGTTTTACTGTAAGAAGAATCTGCAAGTTCAGCACAAAAGAAGCAGTGTCGGACCGAGCACCATGAGGACTTTCACGTCTTTCAAA
This window harbors:
- the nfil3-6 gene encoding nuclear factor, interleukin 3 regulated, member 6, with amino-acid sequence MFEEESKEMRGQQEVAVLHSMESPAVVASSGGPAGSLSFTDEAVSILTSSSLLARSLLGRTSAIKRKESPTSSIRRKREFIPHDKKDDGYWDKRKKNNEAAKRSREKRRVNDMVLESRVLALLEENARLRAELLALKFRFGLVKDPSNTQILPLTTAPQHTSQSLTPQYYLHRGESSSAAHPNSQPGQLNTRGSRDAGNMSEDSGFSTPGGSSVGSPIFFEDRLSDHGKLSPHRAEELGYDLHHSPADVHHAAGLGGGKLDQAEAMKNLPHKLRFKTPGSGDGGDPTGDSSSARRSPVHSAAGREGQRETVKGLSGGEAAGGHCAGSWLQQLEGEEGRRGRQSPQYNVSAASYSLQSPPTQGQSDVQYRHENTYLKSQLNSLSEEVAQLKKLFTEQLMAKIN